A stretch of the Perca flavescens isolate YP-PL-M2 chromosome 10, PFLA_1.0, whole genome shotgun sequence genome encodes the following:
- the LOC114562774 gene encoding LON peptidase N-terminal domain and RING finger protein 3 — MLWVLPAHRCALVSFPAATDANIGEGIDFRQPAGYMETEMESMLQLAAEAFQSKNFDLAADIYECQLARLGDPGSRQELMLKRADALAFGGKFTEAFEVYRQASETEKLRPVHLTNLIEYLSGSIRRQDGGDCQNRGPREGEESGASVAAGCPVVGATVFGYEDFSCRICLSFLFEPVTLPCGHCFCKKCLERERKEKEQPVMCKECRDSSRVADVQSYRVNVVLSNLLAKSFPTSHQAGLLRREGNGLYAEKKMEAALEKYNQAILIAPTDHILFSNRSQIHSSLRHYEKALRDAEIACRLMPHWSKGHVRKAQALVSLGRTEEALREYLVCLSIEPDCRLAQTEAHKLLCDLLAPVTDQVPEHISDYSNLLSFRAHIKNSINTPSQIFSPSLWSSVSSLASTPPAPEMPEDERKLEVRRPDHCFLLKRKRSITDENTVEGGQERRDDHKRAKSEPAEATDPLSSAVGDVLDPKDVECSLCMRLFYEPVATPCGHTFCLRCLERCLDHNPKCPLCKEELSEYLVQRQFCKTVLMENLISKYLPSELIERQRIHQDEMAELSNLNKNVPIFVCTMAFPTVPCPLHIFEPCYRLMIRRCMETGTKCFGMCLEDNLKGFADYGCLLEIRDVKFFSDGRSVAYTIGRRRFKVIQHSERDGYNTADIEYLEDVKVEGVAERELQSLHDTVYDQALVWVNSLKTEQKERIEGHFGPMPQKDSELQDSPNGPSWCWWLLAVLPLEGRAQLPFLAITSLKERLSGIRKVLLFMAHSRHR; from the exons ATGTTGTGGGTACTTCCAGCTCATAGATGTGCTTTAGTCAGTTTCCCAGCAGCCACAGACGCAAACATAGGTGAGGGTATAGACTTCAGACAACCTGCTGGGTATatggagacagagatggagagcatGCTGCAGCTTGCAGCGGAGGCTTTCCAGTCGAAAAACTTCGACCTAGCTGCGGATATCTACGAGTGCCAACTAGCGAGACTTGGAGATCCAGGGAGCCGGCAGGAGCTGATGCTAAAGCGGGCTGACGCACTCGCTTTCGGGGGCAAATTCACCGAAGCTTTCGAGGTGTACAGACAAGCCTCGGAGACCGAAAAACTGAGACCTGTTCACCTGACCAACCTTATAGAGTACCTGTCGGGTAGTATCAGGAGGCAAGACGGAGGTGACTGTCAAAACAGGGGCCCGAGGGAAGGAGAGGAGTCTGGGGCGTCGGTTGCAGCTGGATGCCCGGTCGTTGGTGCTACAGTCTTTGGGTACGAAGACTTCTCCTGCCGGATATGTCTGAGCTTTCTGTTCGAGCCTGTGACTCTTCCATGTGGACACTGCTTCTGTAAAAAGTGtctggagagggagaggaaggagaaggagCAGCCGGTGATGTGTAAGGAGTGCAGGGACAGCTCCAGAGTAGCCGACGTCCAGAGTTACAGGGTCAATGTGGTCCTCAGCAACCTACTGGCCAAGTCGTTCCCGACCTCGCACCAGGCCGGTCTGCTGAGGCGGGAGGGAAACGGACTATACGCAGAGAAGAAGATGGAAGCAGCGCTGGAGAAATATAACCAAGCCATATTGATAG CACCCACGGACCACATACTGTTCAGTAATCGCTCCCAGATCCACTCCAGTCTGAGACACTACGAAAAAGCTCTGAGAGACGCTGAGATAGCCTGCAGACTCATGCCTCACTGGTCCAAG GGTCACGTTCGTAAGGCTCAGGCCCTGGTGTCGCTGGGCAGGACAGAGGAAGCTCTGAGGGAGTACCTGGTCTGTCTGTCCATAGAGCCCGACTGTAGACTGGCCCAGACTGAGGCCCACAAG CTCCTCTGTGATCTCCTGGCTCCAGTTACAGATCAGGTCCCTGAACACATCTCGGACTACTCCAATCTACTGTCTTTCAGAGCACACATCAAAAACAGCATTAACACTCCCTCCCAG ATCTTTAGTCCCAGCTTGTGGTCGTCAGTGTCCAGTCTTGCCTCCACTCCTCCTGCACCTGAGATGCCAGAGGATGAGAGAAAGCTTGAAGTCAGGAGGCCAGACCACTGTTTTCTCCTCAAAAGGAAACGGAGTATCACAGATGAGAACACGGTGGAGGGAGGACAGGAGAGAAGAGACGATCACAAGAGGGCAAAATCTG AGCCAGCAGAGGCGACTGATCCATTGAGTTCTGCAGTTGGTGACGTGTTGGACCCGAAAGATGTGGAGTGTTCTCTTTGTATGAG ACTTTTCTATGAGCCAGTGGCGACGCCGTGCGGTCACACGTTCTGTCTTCGGTGTCTGGAGAGATGTCTGGACCACAACCCAAAGTGTCCACTCTGTAAAGAGGAGCTGTCTGAG TACCTGGTCCAGAGGCAGTTCTGTAAGACAGTACTAATGGAGAACCTGATATCGAAGTATCTTCCATCAGAGCTCATAGAAAGACAGAGAATCCACCAGGATGAAATGGCTGAGCTCTCTAA tCTTAACAAGAATGTGCCTATATTTGTGTGCACCATGGCCTTCCCCACTGTGCCGTGCCCTCTCCATATCTTTGAGCCCTGCTACAGACTGATGATTCGTCGATGCATGGAGACGGGAACCAAGTGCTTTGGCATGTGTCTGGAAGACAACCTCAAAGG GTTTGCAGACTACGGGTGCCTGTTGGAGATCCGCGATGTAAAGTTCTTTTCCGATGGCCGTTCCGTTGCGTACACCATTGGCAGACGGCGGTTTAAAGTCATTCAACACAGCGAGAGGGATGGCTACAACACAGCCGATATAGAGTACCTGGAGGACGTTAAG gtgGAGGGGGTGGCAGAGCGTGAGCTGCAGTCTCTGCATGATACGGTGTACGACCAGGCCCTGGTGTGGGTCAACTCCTTGAAAACCGAGCAGAAGGAACGCATCGAAGGACACTTTGGACCCATGCCTCAGAAAGACTCTGAACTTCAG gACAGTCCTAACGGTCCCTCGTGGTGTTGGTGGTTACTCGCCGTGCTTCCGTTAGAAGGCCGAGCCCAGCTGCCGTTCCTGGCCATCACCTCTCTGAAAGAACGCCTCAGCGGCATCCGCAAGGTGCTGCTCTTCATGGCCCACAGCAGGCACCGGTGA
- the commd5 gene encoding COMM domain-containing protein 5 yields the protein MSASHTKDSSFLGGRIPPEIDSLSKNLKDVDQEMFRKILKAVVSALEGKDCREVMKSIAESSTIPQERLSHIVAGMYRVLSEAIRIPTSSLKQEAFREDLKELRIPEDFITDFASVVFGNRRAALDAATSRNDPHLPTLEDFKWRVDVAISTSSLARALQPSVLMQMKLSDGSFHRFEVPVSKFQELRYNVALILKEMNDLEKRNILKIQD from the exons ATGTCTGCAAGCCATACAAAGGACTCCAGTTTTTTGGGAGGCAGGATACCACCAGAAATCGACTCATTGTCGAAAAACCTAAAGGATGTGGACCAAGAAATGTTCAGAAAAATACTGAAAG CTGTGGTCAGCGCCCTGGAGGGGAAGGACTGCAGAGAGGTGATGAAGTCCATAGCAGAGAGCAGCACCATCCCCCAGGAGAGGCTCAGTCACATCGTAGCTGGGATGTACAGAGTGCTGTCCGAGGCCATCCGCATCCCCACATCATCCCTTAAACAGGAG GCCTTCAGAGAAGATCTCAAAGAACTAAG GATACCTGAAGACTTTATCACCGACTTCGCCAGTGTGGTTTTTGGCAACAG GCGTGCAGCTCTAGATGCAGCAACATCCCGGAATGATCCTCACCTCCCCACATTAGAAGACTTTAAATGGAGAGTGGATGTTGCCATTTCTACAAG CTCTTTAGCCAGGGCCCTGCAGCCTTCTGTTCTGATGCAGATGAAACTATCCGATGGGAGCTTTCACCGCTTTGAG GTGCCTGTGTCTAAATTCCAGGAGCTCCGTTACAACGTGGCTCTGATTCTCAAAGAGATGAACGATCTGGAGAAGAGGAACATTCTCAAAATCCAAGATTGA